The genomic window GTATAATGAGCTTAGCTACTGAAATGAGCATTTATCGaaccgccaaaaaaaaaaaaaaaaaaaaggcacataGAATGCAATGACATGGTAAacctcctttttcttgattttaCTCACTGTTTTCCTAATCCAAAACGGACACGCCCCACTAAATCCTTCAACCCCATCCAATCCCAAAGATCAAAACTTTTTTGGCCAACACTTGAAAGTAGGAGGCCATACGAGTACCCTATAATGATTAAACTTCTTATCGACCCTAAACAGTCACCCAAGAATGCATGCCATAACCATTTCAAGTCACAGTTGccaatattttcttttcttcttcttagtTCTTTCTACACCACTATTCATATTAGTTCAAGCCTTCTTGTCTCCCAAAATTTTTCAACAAATACTAAAGAAACACTTCCATACCATCTCAATCACTTATCCATACTTTTGATTGCAAAACTACCTGAAATTCATCAAATACTCCTATTCCTCACTTCACTCTTTCTATGCACCCatctccatgtattcttttttttttttttttttaacatactAACATATTTTTCGAATATCCTTTTTGACAGCCAGCCATGCCAACTCAACCGTCAAATAGTTGgagtaaacttttttttttttttaaaataaaaggtTGGAACTAAACTATTGATCAAGTGTTAACGCATATGGCTCCAGCACCATGAAATGCAACTTTCCTACAGGAGGTAGCAGTCCCGCTTGATTGCCCCATCAGCACTTAACAAAGAAACACTTTGCGATGAATTAATGGAGTGGATCCATGCTAGAAGCGCATGGATCATTATGTCCTACCAACCCTTCCCCATCACACCCACAGCAAACAGGTCACCTTCATCTCCAAGGTGAATCAGGCTTGGCACAAAAGAGAATACTACCCAACCCAGCGCAAGCATGAATACCATTATTTGGAGCTTTCAAGGCCCAACCTTCCTCCACAAATTAACCCACATTCCTCAACTAAATAGCATCTCAGAGCATCATTTTATATATTCCACGGTATGAAATGGCACTTAGTCTGTGCATTCAATAACAATCTAGATAATGACAGGACATAAGAAGACCTGATGAAAATGCATCATCGGAGCATACCATCTATGCATCACATGACGAGCACCGTTGCAACAAGAtgacaataaataaattatacataaaaaacaaaaaaagaaatgcAGTTGATATCAGATGCCGGGAAGAAGTAAAAAAGGTGTGAGAAAGCAGCTACAAGCAGCCATACACCTGCTCAGCATCAAGGCATCTTAACACAAATGAAAGACAGACATGAACACAAGTTCTTGGTCAATGGCCTGTGATCTAACAtcagggcaaaaaaaaaaaaaaaaaaaggacaaattGGTGATTTTCAGGCATGAACAAGCAAAGAAGCTGGAAAAACATACTTTTGCGTAATCCGCAAGCAAATGAAGCACATCATTCACTGCCATGAACCACAATGCAGTTAAACAACAACATATGGCACATGCCTACTGAAAATGCAAGAACATTACATCATAAAAGCAAGAGACACCATAACACAAGTAAAAACTCATGCCAAGATCCAAGTCTTCATCATCCTTCACAAGCTAACCCAGCATTCTAACATCAGGATTGTCCCATACCAAACTAGTGTTCCTGAACAAAGCTAGGGTTATATAGAGCATAAATGTAACATCAAGTGACATAACCCGAAATTAAGTACATCAAGCATAGAGGATAAACTGACTGTAGAGCTCCAACAACCATACCCCGTTAACAATTACCTGGCATAAACATTTGCACGACGACCATAGCCTCTATCTGGACTTATATATGGAGAATAAGGAATAGATCTTGACCGCTCCCTTCTTGATCTACCACCATAAGGTGACCGACGAGGGGAGTAACCTCGACCACCTCGATATGGTGAGCGTCTTGGTGATCTATGGTACCCACCACCATAGTCATCACGACCATATCCTCCACGGTACCTGTCACGGTCATAACGATCTCCTGCAGCAAGCATAGGGATGTATACAGAAATTAAAAACAAATAATTAGCCTGCCACTGCACAAACTGGAAGAACAAAGTACTAAGACTTAAAACAATCTCAAAATTATGCTGTGTTTATCAGAAAACGCAAAAAAAACTCACGGGTATCTCGGGTGCTTTTCACTCCAAGGTAGTTTCCAGGTGTAGGCGTCCGTGGCCTTTTTCTTCTCGACTGCAAAGCAACAGAAGTCCTCAAATTGTTTACAGTTTCCACCCATGATACTCAGAAAGGCATATAAtccacaaggaaaaaaaaaacatagcAAAAAATGCAAAAGCAAACATACAAAACACCAACTTCTCGGGCTAAGAATCAGATACAAATTATGATGAGCACCAAATGATAACTCATTGGCAAAGGGTCGAGAGATTTAATACTACTGGAAGAACATTTGACGCTAGGCATGATTCGTAGCATCATTAGATATATGCTAGGTGCCAGGTACCATAAATTCCCGCTTAAAGAGTTGGTATTGTCCGTTGATTAGTTGTTGAGAGTTGAAGGTGAATGCTGAGGTTGTTTAGTTGGACAATTTTGCAATGTTTAGCTGATTTGAAGCATGGAAAAAACATTAGGCTGGCCATTCGTCAACTGTATGACTAAAGTTGAGATGGATTGTCTCATCATCTTGATTGCTGCCAACATAGCTGAGGCAATTTTCTTCTGAATATAATCAAAAACCTCCAAGTCAAAAAAGCCAAAGAGAAACAAGGAAAGAAAGACAAGGAGAAAAAGTGTTCCTCTGAACCATCGTCTAGGTAGACATGGATTACCTTCTCCACAGTTATGTATCGGCCCTCCAAAACTGACTGATTGAGATACTTGACACAGCGGTCAGCGTCCTCAACTGTATCCATGGTCACAAATGCAAAACCACGAGAGACACGAGTTCGTGGTTCAACAACGAGAAAGCATCCCTTAACCTAAGAATACAAAAGTAGTTAATACACATCAATGTGGCAAAACAAATATGTAACACAAACTAACCTTGCCCTCCTTGGAGAAGTGATACTCAAGGTCTCTTTCTGTGACTCTACTAGACAGGCCCGTTACATATAGAGTATTTCCAGGATTTAGTGAATCATCCCTGCAACCGCAGGTCATACACGACAAATTTCATAGTTAATCTACATATCAAATAATCTTGATAGAAGCACAAAATCAACTATATTTAGTATTGTCAATGCAAGCATTATACCTGCCACGGCTTCCAGAGCGCGATCGTGATCTGGGAATGGGTGTTCGAGACCTAGACCGAGACCGACCCCTAGATCTTGATCCAGAGTGCCTCCTATCAGGAGAAGGGGACTGTGAATACCTGAGGCACATGTTGTTAAATAAAGGACCTACCTTGTCAAACTGAAAAAGGCCtagaaataaatagaaaagagAGGTGTTTAGTGAGGCCTATTTTAGTATAGCAAGGAAGAAAATTCCCATGGACTTGTAAACATCCAAGAGAACATGCAACCATTTTGGCTaaataaaccaaaaaaaaaagggggaaaaagaaagagaagagaagagaattgGGTGTTTGgggttggtttttttttttggggggggggggtgttggggGGTGGGGGGCGGTGCAGGGGGCATCCATAAGTCCGTGATTTGTCAGAACATCCTGCATAATATCAATTTATGAAGCTATACATATAACATTTGTCTATTGAAAAATGTACAATATCTCTTTAGGACGCATGGAACATGAAAGACTTTGACTGCCTTATAAACAAGGTTAGAAAACCAGAATGCATACCCATATTGGTCACTAGCTGGTACATTATGCAACACATACTGACACAGTGCACAGGCTGGCTTGTTACCAAgcagaaacaaaaaaaattaaaagtaaaaACACCTTTAGGCATGATGCAAAGCAGTACTGCGCTTTACAGAACTGATTCCAAGCCAATTCAAGGAATGCCAACTCACCCAGAACTTGGTCCCAAGAGGatgctgagtaccagttcctgcCTGGTATGGCATGTAGCAGCCAGTAGACTCAATATTATAATCCTTTCATCTAGAAATATTCAGTTATGGATGCCATTTTAACTGTGGCAGACAAGCCTACCTTTTATTTGTCGCTAAATCTAAGACCTCCAATCACAAAAGCTGAGGTCAGGGGTGGAGAAAAGTTCAAATTGTGTTGCCTCTTAGCTACGTGCTCTTATGTTCAATTTGAAGGAAAAATGGAATATTCAAACGACTCTCACTAGCAATCAGAGTATATGGTCATTTATTTTAACCTATCTTGAGCCACTACTGTCTATTTCTCCAGGAAATACATGACTCCAATAAATGGCATAATTATTATGACACAATTTCCCCAGAACACAAGTTGGTCCAGATCACTAGAACAGTAACATAAAGCATGTTTTAATGTGGCATAAGATTCCTGAGCATGGCACCTTCGGTAAAAGATCCTCACTTCTCCAATATGATCCTAAAAACCTATTGAAAACAATTGCCATAAAATTGAACATCCAGAAACAATCATTatgtgcctcctctcttcttccctgCACTCTTAGATCATTGTGATGCCGGCATTTCTCCTTTCACTTGCCACCTCTGATCTCCAAAATCTACGTCCGCATCATTCACTGTCTACCTCTGTTTCATCTCTCCCTTAGCCTGTCTTAATACTCAATGCTCACCCTAAGCAAGGCCATCAACTTCACGTATATCTTATTCTTCTCAGAGGGTAATCTAAGTTGAAAAAAAAGGAATCAGTACAGGTAATCCATAAAGGTCACCATTTCAggttgggttcatgttaaccCATGGACAATTTCAGCTCAGCCAAGCTCAAGGTTGGGTGCACCATTCTGGGTCATGTAAGAGAATATTAGTTTAAGCCCAAAATATAATCAAATGCTTTGCATCTACGTAATTCAATTATCACATTACAttgaaaataagatttttttttccttaaataaGATACCTTAGGATACATTTAAAAACTTTTGCTTGAAATATAAACTAGAACCTTCTTCATCTTAGTAGGATGAAATGGGAGGAAAGTTTTCTATCCGACAATTATCAAACTTCAACATAATCATTTCAACATACCAAGTTGATCTAGTGATAGCTCGTATACACTCCTACTTTTTATCAAAAGCAAGCATTCGGAATTCATCATAAATCATAAAAGAGGTAATAATAACAACAACACTATAGTAAGAATCAAGGTTTGCACTCTTGATACCGAATCCCGTACCGGATGCTGATATAGTGTCAATACGCTTGCTATGGGGGTCAGTTTGCCGTACCAAGACTTGGTACGGGCATATCAAGTCTTGATCCCATACAGACATGGTACAATAGACCCAATACAAGGTGATATGTCTCAATACAGTGAAGCTTGGTCATAATAGTAGTAGTAGCACTAGCAGTATTtgtaacaacaacaataataacaaTAAAACAAATAACAGattgatttcaagtcctggatctAAACACACATTGCACTCTGTTGGGATTTGATTCTATTACAACAAGATCCATAATACTTGGAATCAAATAGACCTAAAAGTGCTCTTACATTAAGTGTTAACCAAACATTGAGCAAGTGAAGTACTTCTCATTGAAGCACTTATCATGAAAACCGTCTTCAAAGACAACCAATGCCAAACTGACATGTCAACCATAGGTGCAGGTTCAGCAATGATTCACCATGGTGGCATTTGAAAACTTTTCCTTTTTTGTTATGAGGGGTTGGGAGGGGGGTGGCCAGCAGAGCCAAAAGCACAACAACAACAAACAACACCAAGAACTTAGATAACTAaacaataatataaaatagaaactAAAAATGCATTTTTTGTACTGGTGTCGTCAAAGTCAAGGAGTTGAGCCAAAAACAGCAATaagagcagcagcagcaacaaacACTGAGAACAACATTAAACATTATAAAACTGCAGATTCATCAGTATTTTATAAAGATGGTTTTCCTGTATGTTCATCAAAGAGTATTTCTAGATCCCAATACACCCAATGCCAGATAGCTGCCAAGAACCGCCAACTAGAAAGCACAATATATGACCCCACTACATCTTCCTGAGCAGATCAGTTACTCAAGGATCAAGAACATTTTAGCAGAGTCATCAGATCGTAAAGAATTCATTCCTCAATTCAACAACAGTGAATATGACAACTATGATGTCATTTTCCCGATGGAGGAATAGAAAGGATCAACAGTGTCTTTTAAACAGTAAAAATACCAGTTTACATAGCTTtacagacttccttatgatttcGAGCTAATGATGAGGCAGCCTTTGTGAAACAGATATTTAGAAGAACAACCAGTATGCAGGCCAACCAACTAGAAGGTACCTAAATGGCTCATCTAGGCCTGCACGGTCCAGGAAATTTGAATAAGTAGATTACATAATGTATCTTATGTAAATGCATTAcaaccccttcatctttcttattGGTGCTCCAACACCTTAATTTCAAATATGTCAAATTTGCCAAACAAAGCAGCGAAACCATCTTAATTACTAGGTTGTCAACTATGTTGAACACCCAGAGATGAAAGGCATATAAGCATGAGATTTATGTCATCATAATTGAAAATTACCCCTTTAAAAACATAGGTTACAGCATTTTACCATATTTAGCTTTATCACATCCCTTTTTCATCATCCAAATATAACCAGGAAAAGCAGAGACTTTGCATGAGCCTCTGAGACAAGCTCAAAATCAGCCCTTATTTCTCTTAAAACCTCAAGCCCAAACTTGGCCCAACTCATATGGGCTTTGCACATGAAGGCCTAAGCACAAACACAGCTCAAAAGCCTACCTTCCTAGCCTAAGCCAGGGCCCATGCAGTTAAGCATTCAGGGCAACATGACATAGAGACCGAACAATACTGCTATCAACATCTGGAAAAAAAATAACCAGGTACTTTATTACTTTGAAGTCATATGACTCTTGCCTTGCACCCCCTATAACTGGCACATGTCCACATTATCTCTCTTCTTAAGTGGGAACAACCCTCAGTAAACGAATGACCAATCCTACAACTAGTTGTCTATGGATTCTATTGGCTATCACAAGCTAGCATAGGTGAAACAAGATCCATCTTAATCCAAAAGATTAGAAGTCATCTACTCTAAGTCATCCGTACAATTATGACTAAAATAGAGAGAGaacttccttaaaaaaaaaaaatcaacaagagGACCCCTACACATGTAAAATCAAATCCGAACACATCTCTTTTCCTTCAATCTACGATCTTCCTCCCAAGCACATCACTCATATGAATCTAGATAAGCAAGAAAAGCATATAAAccatatttgatcaataaaaatatcTAGATAGCAGACCAACAGAGGTAAAACCTTAAACATATTGTGTGAAACTAACATCTCCATGTGATGTAATATAAGAAATCATCAAGACAAGCATGCATTATATTTGATGCACAGCCTGCATATTGATCCAGCCATCAAATTGGCCCAATCTCTTACCCAAAATGAACCGGTAAAGAACATAAAATTCTGGAAACCAGAGTCAGTGTTTATAATTCAGATTAGACCAGCAGCCAAAATATCTTAAGGTTGCAGCCCATAGAATATAAGTTTTACCCATCCAAGGATCTAAACCAATAGGCAACGTATCTATAGACTAAACCGTAAAACCTCACCTTAAAATCATTTCTCGATGAGAAGTCATCATTAAGGAATGGAAAATTACCCCCAACAATGTACCGATCAAACAGTCCAATGAGTCCAGCCATTTCGATAGAGCATCAATCAACTGAAAGCCCTTGCCATACTCGAATAATTAATCATTCAACCACTTTGGTTGAGAAATTGAGAAGCAGGATACCAACAAGACGCTATGAAATCTAATgaagttatgatttttctttatgaaatggcCTTACTGACattgggaggaaaaaaaaaaaatcaaagaaggtggaacaagaaattaaaaaaaaaaaaacaatatcaATTATGGTTTAAACAATTTTTTGATGGATCGGGGCTCTCTTACGCGAAAGAGAACGATATAGAaggacccaaaaccctagaaattAGAATTCGAACCCTAAATTAAACAAGAATGAAACGAGAACACCCATAGGCGCTAGGTTTTAGGGTTTTACCTCATGCGCGGAGAATCCGCCTGCAACAAAGCGAGAACAAGAAAGCATCAAATGTTACGTaagtagaaaaaaagaaagagagaggggagggagggagggatgaAGGGCCTACCATGGCGTGATGGAAGCAACGAAAACTAGGGCGAGGAAGAAGAGAGGTGGGTTGGGGCGCTTACATAATGAGAGAAATTCGGACCGGAAGCGGCAACCGACGGTAGGCCGGCTCTGCTTATCGGGAGGGCCGGGCCGGAATTCAGCCCAAGTTAGTGCACCACTTCCCGGATCCGGCCCAACCCGGCCTTTAGGCCTCCTTTCTAGGCTTAAGCCCGCTACATACTCGATTTCGGGCTTCCGGGCTTCCAGGCTGGGCCTCACTTGTTGTTTTGTTGGAGTAATCGGAATCATGACCTCCTTCCACGTATGGTGGTTGGTGGAATCCTTTCCTTTCCTTGGAGCCTGGACGATGGGGAGACGAGAGGGCAGAACTAAGTAGCCTGTCATCGTTGTGTTGAGGGGTTGTCATGTGGAGTGGTGGGTGATTAGAAGTGCCAAAATGGGCCGTCCGGTCCAGCCTGGAGCGGCCCGGCCCATTGGGGCCTTCTACTTAAACGGGCCAGGCCGAGCCTTGCCTTCATATTTAAGGTCCGGGCTAAATCCAGGTCAccctgatttttttatttttttttaaaataattttctaaggtGTTTttaagcttttttgatttttttttcttttttatcggTTTATGTTATGTAATTTactgatattttaaatttttatatgtttatttagaattagattttttttttaggattggACATTTTCATTTATTATATTTAGGCAATTAGACTTTATAATTTACACATTAGTAATGCTTACATAttaatgttttaaatttttttgcctTTTAGTTTTTGTTTATATTTTCAAACTattatttcttatttatttagatattttatctaattaagtttatatcACTCCTTACTAGTTAAGTTAAATAGACATTtgttgcttaaaaaaaaaaagttaagtaGATATTAGATTTTAGTCTTTGAACATGAAATTGAAGATACGATATAAATACAAGTTTAgtattgaaatattttatttttataattaaaatcaatTCCTTATAAATTGATACTTACACATGTATTTTGTCATTTAATTTTTTGTTTATGATTTTAAACTATTATTGTTGTTTGTTTCGagattatatttaaataaatttgtgTGACTAATTAAGCAGACCCTAaactttaataaaataatttaaacataAAATTAAATGTAAAATACAATGTTATTATTGAAACACctctattttatatataaaaaaagtaatatatcataaatacaaaatttatatcaaatacatataatatgaaaaataaattaaaaagaaaaattacataaagtagggattttttttttgattgcacCCTAAATGAGCTGCCTACGTAcctccataattttatttttaaagaagattaggtaaatatagttctatttattatattatattatatttatatcatatCATGATTACAAAGTTGTATCTTGATCGGCTTCATCCGACGAACTGTTATATCATGACTACCTCTATCTTGCAATCTATCTTCGGCATCCAATCAATCCTTGAGATATATGCACACCTTTAATGTTTTGGCATTCATCCAACCACTCTTATCATCAAGTACCATGTTACCTGCACTGAAAAATAAAACTCCAATGCTATTGTAAACATCGATGTAGTTGGTATATCACTAGCCATGATAGAAAGAATCAGATATTATTGTTCGTGTTTTTtccatcaagccaaaatatcaaaTTCTACCAACTCTTCTTTACTAAGTAGAGCCATAACATTCAATTGATTATATATAGAAATTTCATTATAATTACTATTTGAATATGTAGATTGACTCCTTATCTTCGACATAAACAAAACTATATGACGACTACTAAGGCTACTACTACTATCTTAGTTATTACTATTTTATGATGGCGGTTATATATTATGTTTAGTTGAATATAAACTAtacatttcatgaaaaatatcttataataaatttattaaatctaCACCAATTTCATCGTCAATTACATTAACATGCATCATCTGAGAATATTGACTTAATATCATTTATAtgcattcaaattttattctagGATTCATTACACAAGCTAAAAGTGGTAACAAAGGATTATTagcccaaaaattttttaactcaaCTTCCATAACCTCAACAAATTGAGAAAAGTTAAGATTATATCTATATTCACTAAAAACAGAGGCCATAGTATAGAGTTGATTAATAAACTcatgaacagaatttttgaaaatatatttattgCATCGTAAAATATCTTAAGAAATTCCATAATGTCGTAGGCTACCTC from Elaeis guineensis isolate ETL-2024a chromosome 4, EG11, whole genome shotgun sequence includes these protein-coding regions:
- the LOC105042571 gene encoding uncharacterized protein, which translates into the protein MADSPRMRYSQSPSPDRRHSGSRSRGRSRSRSRTPIPRSRSRSGSRGRDDSLNPGNTLYVTGLSSRVTERDLEYHFSKEGKVKGCFLVVEPRTRVSRGFAFVTMDTVEDADRCVKYLNQSVLEGRYITVEKSRRKRPRTPTPGNYLGVKSTRDTRDRYDRDRYRGGYGRDDYGGGYHRSPRRSPYRGGRGYSPRRSPYGGRSRRERSRSIPYSPYISPDRGYGRRANVYARNTSLVWDNPDVRMLG